In the genome of Roseofilum casamattae BLCC-M143, the window GCCCGGAGTCAGCCAGCGCGTCGGATCGGCGATGTGAACCCAAACTCGCGTGCGCCCGTCGTCGAGATATTCAATACTCAGTCCATCGTCAATTTCTGTGGTACTCTCATCATCAATAGTATAGACCTTGAGCTGAGTCAGGTCGAGGCGATTGGGGTCGCGGTCATCTGGAGGGTCTTGGATGCAACCTTGAACCACATCGAATACCTTGGTGGAGAACTGGGTCGGAATCTGACTTCGGCGCAAAAACAGATTTTCGTGAGCGCTCCAGAGTCCCAAGGCAACTAATAACTCAAAAGCCGCTTGCGGGGTTTCCGAGCGGTTCAACGCACTGAGTGTTTCGGGGACTAGGGGAGACGGTTTGAATCCTTCTGTATGGTTGCTGTGAATCGCATATTTCTCGATCGCCTCTAGCCGTTGGCGATCGCTACTCGTCCACTCTACCACTTCTTCCACTAAAGCTCGCTCGACTCGCTCCAGGAATTCCCGGTTTTCTTGCTCTTTTTGTTGCTTAACTTGCTGTTGATGCTGAATCTCGGCGACTAAACTACTCGAGCGCGGTTCGTAGCGATCGCCTTTTTGCTTAAAATAAACCTTATCTTCTGCTAAGAGGCAGTGAGCCGCATAGCACAACGGCGCGCTCGTGTCGCTAAACAAAAGCTGGGCTAAATCTTGGGGAGTAACGGTTTCTCCTTCCTCCACCAAGAGTTCCCAAGCGACTTCCAGACTCGATGGGTCGAGATAGTTCGCAATGCTCTCTAGGAATGACGAAATGCTAGAGGCCGTGTAGGTTTCCCCAGAGACTTCATAGGTCACCTGCTGGGGCTTAATTGTATGGTTATGGCCGTCTCGGTCAACGACCACCCAATTCTTTTTCCCCTCCGGACGGTCGGCAACCGCTAGCCGCCGCTCTCCATGCAGTCTAATTTCGATTAGCCTTCCCTTCTCCACAGCACTATCCTAGGGCATCGCTTACAACATCACAGCCTTAATGTACCAGGCTTGCGACCCTTGCGGCGCGATCTCCCGATCTAAACTTATCCTTCTTGATTGACAAAAGGCAGGAGAGCAATAATCCGCGCCCGCTTAATTGCAGCCGTCAGTGCCCGTTGCTGCTTGCAGGTCAACCCTGTAATCCGACGAGGCAAAATCTTACCGCGCTCGGTGATATATTTACGCAGAAGATCGACATCTTTATAATCAATTTTTTCTTTGGGTTGAATGGGGGAGATTCGTTTTCTGTAGTAATTAGACATGATATTTTCAGGTGACTTTAAGAACTATGGAATCTGGACTCTAGAGTTATTTAATCTCTTTGTGGGGGGTATGAGTATTGCAGTGGGTGCAGAACTTTTTCAGCTCCAGGCGTCCCGTAGTATTGCGACGGTTCTTTTTCGTTGTATACCGAGATACCCCTGCCGATCGCTTGGCGGGGTTACTGCGACATTCGGTGCATTCTAGAGTCACTGTAATCCGGACTCCCTTATTTTTAGCCATAAGTTTATGGGCGTTCTAACCGCTTCAGAATGAATAGACACAATTGACCATTATCGCATGGGTCCCCGCAATTGGGCAACTACTCGTTTGAGTTTCAAATCTAAAGAATAACCGCGCTGAGTTTGGACAACCAGGGTGCGAGCGAGCTGGTCGTGAAAGGCTTGCCGCGAGTTGGGTTCGATAAATGCCACGCCACAATCGGCCAGTAGAGGCAGAATCAGCAATAATGGACTGGCATTGGCTTGGCTCGTGGCGCTCAATCCCGACCAAGCCAGCATCGACCCCAAGCCGAGAATGGCTTCCCGCTTGCATAATTCCGAGAACAGGGGGGTTCTGCCGGTAAAATCGACAACGCGGATATCGAAGGCATAGCTACCTAAACTTTGCCCCTTATTGCGAGTCACCACAAAAATCCTGGCCGCAAACCACGCGATCGCAAATACGGGCAAAAACAAACTCGAACCGGCGATCGCGCTAACCAAACCAACCGCAGTAAAATCGATCGCAAATGCTGCCGTTCGTCGAGACAGCGGGACTCGGGGAAAATAGCGATCGGGAGGCGGCTCAAACATCATGGCTCTCAAAGATGTATGTCATCACAGAAGAAAGTGCTGTAATTTTCTTTTGTCAAAGCTTCTAGAATCTTTCTTTTGACCAAGGAGAATTAGCAATAAAATGGTGTATAGTTAGCTTGGAATAGCTGACAATTCAGAGACGTAACTCTACAAAATCTGTGATAAAAACTTCTGAGTTCTCTCTTCTTTCGGGTTATTAAAGAATTCATCCGGCGTGGCTTCTTCTACCAATAAGCCATCAGCCATTAAAACGACGCGATCGGCAACTTCCCGCGCGAACCCGACCTCGTGAGTCACGCAAACCATCGTCATTCCCGTTTCTGCCAGCGATCGCATGGTATCCAAAACTTCCCGCACCATCTCCGGATCGAGGGCAGACGTTGGCTCGTCGAAGAGCATAATCTTCGGTTGCATGGCCAGAGCGCGGGCGATCGCCACCCGTTGTTGCTGTCCCCCAGAAAGCTGTCCGGGAAACTTCTTCGCTTGCTCTAAAATTCCCACCTTCTCCAACAACTGCATGGCAATTTCTTCCGCCTTTTCCTTCTTCCAGCGGCGCACCCAAATCGGAGACAGAGTCACATTTTGCAATACCGTTAAATGGGGAAACAAATTAAACTGCTGGAATACCATTCCCACCTCGCGACGGATGGCATCAATATTCTTCAAATCGTGAGATAACTCAATCCCATCGATAACAATCTTCCCTTTCTGATATTCTTCCAGGGCATTAAACGTGCGAATAAATGTGGATTTCCCAGAACCACTCGGTCCCATAATCACCACCACTTCTCCCTTCTGCACTTCTAGGCTGACGCCGCGCAACACGTGAAATTTATTGCTCGCATACCATTTATGGACTTCGCTGGCAATAATCGCGGTTTCTGCTGATGCAGAAACATGTACATCTTCAGGTTTAGTTAGAGGATCGGAATGTGTCATGGTTTTGATTCATAGAATTGATTACGGATAATCGGTAGAGGCAGGTTGACGAAAGATATCGTGGAGAACCCTAGATTTAGGTTAACCTGCCCCTACAGGTAATCGGCGATCGAGATTACCGATGTTCGACATTTAATTTATTTTCCACCCAGCGGCTGGCAGCGGACATCGCATAGCAGAAAACCCAGAATAAGACGCCGACAAATAAATATACCTCAGAAAAGCGACCGAGAAACTTGGGATTGGCTAATACAGAATTACTGATTCCTAATAATTCTACTAACCCGGTAATCGCTAGCAGGGTGGTATCTTGAAACAAACTAATGAACTGACCGACCATGGAAGGGATTACGGCTTTCAAGGCTTGTGGCAGGACAATCAGGATCAGAGTGAGTGGAGTATTTAAACCCAAGGCCCGCGCGGCTTCCGATTGTCCTTTCGGGATTGCTTGTAGGCCGCCTCTGACGTTTTCGGCTAAATAGGCTGAGGTAAATAAAGTTAAGCCGACGATCGCCCGAATTACGCGATCGGGACGCATTCCCTCGGGAAGAAATAGGGGAATCATCACTTGACCCATAAAGAGAATGGTGATGAGGGGAACGCCGCGAATAATTTCAATATAAGCAATGCTGAGGAGTTTTACCACGGGTAGGGTGCTGCGCCGTCCTAAGGCTGCGGCGAGTCCGATGGGAAAACTGAGAGTAATTCCGGCAACCGCCATCAACACCGTGAGTAGGAGTCCTTGCCACTCGTTGGTTCCCACTGGCGTCAGTCCGCCACCACCACCAATTAACCATAAACCGATGAGAAATAGGGCAAACCAGCCAAAGGACACCCATGTCCCGAGAGCGGGTTGCAGTTTCCCGACTTGCTGGCCGATCCAAGCACTTCCGGCGATCGCCACCACGCAGCCTACTAACAAGAGGCGATAGAGCATGGGGGTTGGCATCAGCACGCAGGCCAAGGTGCCGACCGCTAAGCCAATGAGAACGTTACGGCTAAATAAAGCGAGCGATCGCGCAACTACTCCCCAAGATAGCCCGGAAAAGACGCTAATCAGCGCCATCAGAATCCACAACCGCCAATATTCAGCGGCGGGATAGCGACCCACCATCAGCAGGTGCAAGTTACGCGGAATTACATCCCACTGTGCCTCGGTAAACGACCAAGAAAAAAAGTTATAGCTGACAGACAAGAGGACGAAGAGAATAACAACGGTAATGATGCCGTTGTACCAAGGGCTAAAAAGATTATTCTTAATCCAGTTAACCGGAGTATCGCGCATCTCCGGTGGAGGCGCCATCTCCATGTTCTGGGAATCCAAAGATGTCATAGATTGCTACCGTTCCTGTACTTGTACCATGCGGTTGAACTGATTCATCGTGACTGAAATTAACAAATTCATCGATAAGTAGGTCAACATAATAATCAGCATCACCTCAACCGGTCGCCCACTTTGGTTGTAGGTGGTATTCGCCACGTTGTAGATTTCGGCATAGGCGATCGCCGCGCCGAGGCTGGAGTTTTTCGCCAAGTTCATATACTGATTCGTCAGCGGCGGAATAATTACCCGCAACGCTTGCGGAAACACTACTAACCGCATCATCAGTCCGGATTTCAATCCGAGGGCGCGAGCCGCTTCCCACTGACCCTTGGGTACGGCTTGAATCCCGCCCCGTACGACTTCGGCAATAAAGGCTCCGGTATAAAACACCAAACCCGTCACCAAGGCAGAAAACTCGCCCGTCAAGCGCAAGCCGCCGCTAAACACGCCCGGATTGCCTTCTATCGGTCGCTCCCAACCGAAGGCAATGGTAATAATGAAGAGAGCGGCGATCGCCATAACTCCCAAGGCTATCAATTGGGGTTGTCCCGAGTCGCCGGACTCCACCATGGCTCGAGTCCGCATTTTCCAGATTACAAAGGTGGCGATCGCCAACCCAACCAGTACGGTACACCAGAACGCCAAAGACCAATTCAATTTCGGCCAGGGCATAAACACCCCGCGATTGCTCAGAAACACCAGCCCCATTACCTCCAGGCGTTCGGTAGGTCTGGGAAACTTGGAAAAAACGGCGCGATACCAAAAAAATAATTGCAACAGTAGGGGAACGTTACGCACCAGCTCCACATAAACTTGGCTGCCTTTGCGCAATAACCAATTATTCGAGAAGCTCGCAATCCCCACGGCCATACCGACAATAGTGGTGAGAATCACCCCCACAATTACCACGCGCAGGGTATTGACCAACCCCGCTAATAAGACTCGGCCGTAACTATCTTTGGCCGCATCATAGGGAATTAAACTTTCGCCGATCGCAAACGAGGCTTGAGTCCCCAAAAAATTAAACCCAAATTCGGTTCCCGCTCGCCGGAGATTAACCGACACATTATAAGTAAGCAGACTAATAACAGCAATGACGATCGCGATCGCCAAAATTTGCAGCGCTATTCGCCAAAATCGCTCGTCGCGCCATAGAGGAATACTGTGCTCATTTGCCGAGTTCATAAGAAAATAAAAATAGATCGCACTGGAGATGTTGGGGTCTGTAGTGGCAAACCGCAGCTCGCCACTACACCATTACCGCAAACGGTTGGAACTTAGCGGAACGGAGGAGAATAAAGCAGACCGCCATCAGTCCACAGGGCATTTTGTCCGCGCTCGAGCTGGAACTGAGACTGTTTGCCTAAGTTGCGCTCGTAGACTTCCCCATAGTTACCAACCGAGGAAATAACTTCAGCCATAAAATCATTGTCCAGACCCAATCCCGTACCCAAGTCACCTTCAACACCCAGGAAGCGACGGATCGTTGGATTATCGCTGTTCTTCATCTCGTCCACGTTTCCGGCAGTAATGCCCAATTCTTCAGCTTCAATCAACCCATAGGTCGTCCATTTCACCACATCAAACCATGCTGAGTCATTGTTGATGGTTACCGGTCCTAGGGGTTCTTTAGACATGGTAATGTCCATCAGAATATGGTCGTCAGGATTCGGTAGGGTACTGCGGCGAGCAATAAGCTGAGATTTATCTGAGGTCATGCCGTCGCAACGTTCTTCCGAATACGCAGCGTAAGCGGGGTCAGCTTGCTGGAAGGTGACGATTTCCGCCTCGACTCCAGCTTCGCGCATATTATCGGTTAAGTTAAGTTCGGTCGTGGTTCCGGCTTCCACGCAAACCGCTTTATCAGCAAAATCTTTTAGTGAGGTGAGGCCGCTGTCTTTGCGCACCATCATTCCTTGCCCGTCGTAGAATGTAGTCGGAGCAAATTCCAGACCTACAGAGGTATCGCGGCTGGTCGTCCACGTGGTGTTGCGCGAGAGCATATCAACTTCACCCCCAGATAGGGCAGTGAAGCGTTCGGTTGAGTCTAAGTTGCGGTATTCAACCGCATCTGGATCGCCGAGAACGGCACTAGCTACAGCCTTACAAACATCCACGTCGATGCCAGAGTAGGCTCCAGTTTCGTCAACAAAGCTAAATCCAGGAATAGCTCCATCGACGCCGCAAATGAGCTTGCCTCTGCTTTTGACCACATCGAGGCGGCTTTGCACGGCAGGGGCTTCTGCCGAGTCTGTATCGCCATCGCTGTCGCTACTGTCAGGAGGCGGACTCGCACAAGCTCCGAGAAGTAGTAGAGATGATAATAGTAACGATTGCCATTTAGCCATACGAATGTTTTTCTCCTCACTAATGGATGAAGACAATTTTCGAGAACAGAAGCTTTAGTACGATCGATACTAGCTTCAAATTTCTTTATTTTGTCCTCATGATATTAGCAGGATCTGCTGGATATCGTATCCAAAGCAGCATTTTTTAGTGATGTAGGCTACATTGATGCTTTGATGCCAAATAGGGCACGAGGGACGATCGCCTTCTTTAAGGTAAGAGTTCTGGAGATAGGCGCTGGTGAGCTAAATCGCGAATTAGGGACGATCGCGATTCGATATAGTGAGTTAGCAAGTCGGCTTCTTCCCCATTTAGCGATCGCTCTTGAGCCAAATGTCCTAGGAGCCACTGCGCTAGACTCGGATCGTCGAGCTTGAGTAATCGTTGGGGTTGCGTGTTTTCAATCAGCGACCACAGATGTCGTAGCAGATTGGGAGTCATTACGATGTCTCCTTAAGGATTTCTTTATAATCATACTCAATCTATTTGAAGAATTCACCCTCTCGACACAAGATCCTACTAAAGGTAGAGAAGCTTAACAAAACGATCGATATCTTGACAGAGGAGTGAGTCCTACCTATAACATCAGTTGTCGATCGGTAAGGTGAGAAACCCCACTTAACGGCTCAATCAATACTACGTCCATTGAAAGTTTGGGGAGCTTGTCGAACTGCTGGCGGTGCTGTATCGGCTTCTCGCTCTTGTTGGCGATGGGTTTGGAAATGGCGCTGCCACAGATCGGGAGCGTCCAGAGTGTTCCCTCCATGATGAGTTTTGCGCTTGCGAATGCGACAAAGCACGGGCGCATTCACGCAAGCACCAGCAACGATCGCTTGTCCTTTGGTCAGGGCTGGCAGTTCGTTAAGCAAGTCTCGGCCTGCTGCTTCAACGCCATGCTTGAGACTATCTTGATCGACTGGATTAATAATGCGTAAGAGAAACTGGCTCATGCATTGCGAGAGCACGTCGGAGTCGAGCTTTCCGGGCCGTTGCGTAATCAGTCCGACTCCGAGACCAAACTTGCGTCCTTCGCTGAGAATGGTACGCAAGATTGCTTTGCATCGAGAGGGTTCGCGAGCTGGAGCAAAGCGGTGAGCTTCTTCAATCAGAATAAATACGGGGAAGGGCAGGTAATTTTCATCTCCGGGAAACACTTTTTCTTTCTGAGTATGCATTCGCGCTTGATAGGCTTGGCGGAGAATTGCCGTACAGATGGCTTGTTGTTCTTCTTGAGCAATTTCATTCATCTGCAAGACAGTGACTTGCCCCGGCTCGAATAGATCTTGAGGAGCCAGGTGTTGATAGGGGTGGAAATGAGGCGATCGCTCTAATTTCTCCAGCTTCCATTCAATGGCAGGAGCAGACGTGCCGACTTTTTCGTTCCCTTCCTCATCGGTTTGGCTGTCTGCCTCGTACACGGCGGCGACTAAATCTTGCACGTCCCAACGATAGTTCGATTGTTTGTTACGTCTGAGGTTGCTAAAGGCTTTACTCAGAATGGCTTGCTGGCGATCGCTCATTGTTGGCAGCAGCATCAAAATATCATAGTAGTCCAACG includes:
- a CDS encoding RDD family protein, whose product is MMFEPPPDRYFPRVPLSRRTAAFAIDFTAVGLVSAIAGSSLFLPVFAIAWFAARIFVVTRNKGQSLGSYAFDIRVVDFTGRTPLFSELCKREAILGLGSMLAWSGLSATSQANASPLLLILPLLADCGVAFIEPNSRQAFHDQLARTLVVQTQRGYSLDLKLKRVVAQLRGPMR
- the rpsR gene encoding 30S ribosomal protein S18; translation: MSNYYRKRISPIQPKEKIDYKDVDLLRKYITERGKILPRRITGLTCKQQRALTAAIKRARIIALLPFVNQEG
- a CDS encoding amino acid ABC transporter substrate-binding protein — its product is MAKWQSLLLSSLLLLGACASPPPDSSDSDGDTDSAEAPAVQSRLDVVKSRGKLICGVDGAIPGFSFVDETGAYSGIDVDVCKAVASAVLGDPDAVEYRNLDSTERFTALSGGEVDMLSRNTTWTTSRDTSVGLEFAPTTFYDGQGMMVRKDSGLTSLKDFADKAVCVEAGTTTELNLTDNMREAGVEAEIVTFQQADPAYAAYSEERCDGMTSDKSQLIARRSTLPNPDDHILMDITMSKEPLGPVTINNDSAWFDVVKWTTYGLIEAEELGITAGNVDEMKNSDNPTIRRFLGVEGDLGTGLGLDNDFMAEVISSVGNYGEVYERNLGKQSQFQLERGQNALWTDGGLLYSPPFR
- a CDS encoding amino acid ABC transporter permease, whose translation is MNSANEHSIPLWRDERFWRIALQILAIAIVIAVISLLTYNVSVNLRRAGTEFGFNFLGTQASFAIGESLIPYDAAKDSYGRVLLAGLVNTLRVVIVGVILTTIVGMAVGIASFSNNWLLRKGSQVYVELVRNVPLLLQLFFWYRAVFSKFPRPTERLEVMGLVFLSNRGVFMPWPKLNWSLAFWCTVLVGLAIATFVIWKMRTRAMVESGDSGQPQLIALGVMAIAALFIITIAFGWERPIEGNPGVFSGGLRLTGEFSALVTGLVFYTGAFIAEVVRGGIQAVPKGQWEAARALGLKSGLMMRLVVFPQALRVIIPPLTNQYMNLAKNSSLGAAIAYAEIYNVANTTYNQSGRPVEVMLIIMLTYLSMNLLISVTMNQFNRMVQVQER
- a CDS encoding amino acid ABC transporter ATP-binding protein; the encoded protein is MTHSDPLTKPEDVHVSASAETAIIASEVHKWYASNKFHVLRGVSLEVQKGEVVVIMGPSGSGKSTFIRTFNALEEYQKGKIVIDGIELSHDLKNIDAIRREVGMVFQQFNLFPHLTVLQNVTLSPIWVRRWKKEKAEEIAMQLLEKVGILEQAKKFPGQLSGGQQQRVAIARALAMQPKIMLFDEPTSALDPEMVREVLDTMRSLAETGMTMVCVTHEVGFAREVADRVVLMADGLLVEEATPDEFFNNPKEERTQKFLSQIL
- the rpmG gene encoding 50S ribosomal protein L33 produces the protein MAKNKGVRITVTLECTECRSNPAKRSAGVSRYTTKKNRRNTTGRLELKKFCTHCNTHTPHKEIK
- a CDS encoding ATP-binding protein — protein: MTASPEFSTIGLNAGDRVLGDQFPEDEFVGDRIIGTVKGPGATGNQYVFITTDNRHVKIGEFIYYSLQSKEFSLPQRRQNNRQILGKISNICLIDSFPDRIFADPETSPEAIAALVGFTDKNPELYEVTVETIGYFDVNLGFMNPRQPPNPGAKVMLASDRLLESIVNRKEGGEIGSAHMGSILLRPQDRVPVVLDVKEIVSTHLAILAGTGSGKSYTAGVLIEELLSPHNRAPVLIFDPHGEYGTLTELRGHSAFTQGDYSPKVKILMPEDVRIRMSSLDYYDILMLLPTMSDRQQAILSKAFSNLRRNKQSNYRWDVQDLVAAVYEADSQTDEEGNEKVGTSAPAIEWKLEKLERSPHFHPYQHLAPQDLFEPGQVTVLQMNEIAQEEQQAICTAILRQAYQARMHTQKEKVFPGDENYLPFPVFILIEEAHRFAPAREPSRCKAILRTILSEGRKFGLGVGLITQRPGKLDSDVLSQCMSQFLLRIINPVDQDSLKHGVEAAGRDLLNELPALTKGQAIVAGACVNAPVLCRIRKRKTHHGGNTLDAPDLWQRHFQTHRQQEREADTAPPAVRQAPQTFNGRSID
- a CDS encoding amino acid ABC transporter permease: MTSLDSQNMEMAPPPEMRDTPVNWIKNNLFSPWYNGIITVVILFVLLSVSYNFFSWSFTEAQWDVIPRNLHLLMVGRYPAAEYWRLWILMALISVFSGLSWGVVARSLALFSRNVLIGLAVGTLACVLMPTPMLYRLLLVGCVVAIAGSAWIGQQVGKLQPALGTWVSFGWFALFLIGLWLIGGGGGLTPVGTNEWQGLLLTVLMAVAGITLSFPIGLAAALGRRSTLPVVKLLSIAYIEIIRGVPLITILFMGQVMIPLFLPEGMRPDRVIRAIVGLTLFTSAYLAENVRGGLQAIPKGQSEAARALGLNTPLTLILIVLPQALKAVIPSMVGQFISLFQDTTLLAITGLVELLGISNSVLANPKFLGRFSEVYLFVGVLFWVFCYAMSAASRWVENKLNVEHR